The window AAAACTTCTAACGATCAACTTAAACTGTAAATCTTTACTTGCAATTAATCCAATTACGATAAAGACCAAGTTACCAATTGAAAAATTAGCTCTCATTGTCGCAAATGGCAACAAAATACCTGATACCAAGATAATCAAAACCACCGGCAAAATCATATTGTGTATATACAATGGCTTAAAATATTTTTTCATTTCATTATCTTGATTGAACAAGAAATGTTCATCCGCTCTATCAAATAAAGTTGCAAAGTGCCCTATTCCTAAAGTAGCAGTCCAAATTAAGGCTAAAAGTGGCTTATAAAACCATAGATTATTTGGCCATTTCTTAATATTTTGAGCATACCAGAACATTAAGGCTCCGAATAGAAAAATTAAAGCTAGAATAAAAAAGTCATTGAAGACTAAAGTCAAATAGTGCATCTGCTTTTTAAAGTTCTTATTGAGCCTATTATTAATTAACTCAGTCATGCTTTTTCACCGTTTTCTGATTTAAAATTTGATATAAACGATCAAATGAGTCGCTTGGTTCTAGCCCATAAAATTTTCTAATTTCATTTAAACTACCTTCAGTTTCAATTGTGCCATTATTTAGTACTGCAAAAGTCTGAACAGCTTCTTGGGCTTCAGCTAAAACATGAGTAGTCATTAAAACCATTTTTTGATTAGCAACTGCTTCTTTAACCAAGTCGATAAAGTTTGCTACGGCTAAGGGATCAAGTCCAGTAAATGGTTCATCAATTACTAAAAGATCCGCATTTGCTAAAAAGCTGGTTACAATCATTACCTTCTGCTTCATCCCTTTAGAAAAGTTAATCGGCAACCATTCAAGCTTATTTTCTAATCGAAACATCTTGCATAATTCTTTTGCTCGTGCCCACGCTTGATCATGGTCTAGACCATAAGTAAGCATTATTAACTCAAGATGCTCTTTTAAAGTTAATTCTGGATATAAAATTGGTGTTTCCGGAATATAAGCAATCATCTTTTTAAATTCAGCAGGATTTTCAGTTAAGCTTACTCCATTTAAAGTAATCTTTCCCTTTTGCATTCTTAGTAATCCAAGCAAGTGCTTAATTGTAGTTGACTTACCAGCACCATTCAATCCAATTAAACCAACAGCTTGACCTGGTTCAATTGTTAAATTTACATTTTTAATGACATTAATTCCCGAGTAGCCCCCGGTTAAATTTTCTATTTTAAGTGCCATTACTTTTTCCTCTCTACTGCAATAAGATACATATTTATGATAGCATGAACATAAGTTAAACTAAATTTTCTTTTCATTACGAAAGGGGTCTTATTCATGACAGAATTAGAAAAGGATTGTTTATTTTGTAAAATTATTAGAGGAGAAATTCCCTCTTACACAGTTTTTGAAAATGATGACGTTAAAGCTTTTCTTGATATTTCTCAAGTAACTAAGGGACATACTCTAATTATTCCTAAAAAGCATCTCGTTAACTTCTTTGATTACAGCCAAGAAGATGCAGCTCGCTTTTTACAATATATTCCAGTTGTTGCACAAGCAATCAAAAAATCCGATCCAACTATTAAAGGATTAAATGTTGAAGTAAATAATGGAGAAATTGCTGGTCAAGTAGTAATGCACTCACACATTCACTTAATTCCACGCCGAGGTGAAAGTGATCCTATTTCCACTCCACATGTAAACAATGCCGATAAATACTCAGAAGAAGATTATCAAGCTGTTGCAAACGCTATCAAAAACAATCTATAATATCAGTAATTTTCCTTTTAATGCGGTACAATAAAGATGGTTATTAAGTAAAAAATTATTGAATAGATAAGAGGTATACATTATGTCTGGATTTTTATTAGGAATTCTTAGTGGAACTGTTGCAGGTGGCTTATTATCATACGCAAAGAATCCATTAAGTGGCAACTCAATTAGAAGTGATGTTAAGGATTCAGCAAATAACTTCACTGATTCTGTTCACCGCGTTAAGACAATTTATGATGAACTAGAAGAAAAGAGAATGGAACAACCAGAAGAAACAAAGACTGACAACACTGATGCTACTCAAACTCCAGCTGAAGATGAAGAAGTTGCAGTTTCAGAACGTCCTTCACTTAAAGACAAAGCTCATGATTTAGTCGATGCTTTTTCTGCAGCTTCATTTAAGGCTGTCGATCATGATCGTGTATTTGCTGCAATTAAAAATAAATTAGATGAAGCAAAAGAAGATCTTGAAGACGCAAGCGATGATGTTAAAGATACTACTCAAGATGAAGAAAAAGTAGATACAAATTCTGGTGCAAGCGAAGAAGAACATAAAGAAAATAAGGAAGAAAATTAATGAAATTTTTTGGAATTGGCTTAGGATTAGGAAGTTTAGCAGGATTAGGTATTTCTCTTCTTCCCAATCCACAAACTGGTCATAAAGTTAAAGACGATGTCCGTCTCTTTTTAAATGATACTAAAAATGATGCCACTTCATTAGCAACTAGCACAAAACAAGCTAAAAACGCTGCTAGTCAACTAATTAGTGATCTACCACAAGCCGAACAGTCAGTTAAAGATATTCAAAATAGCTTAACTAATTTTCAAAGTTCAATAAAACCAGAAGTAGATCAAATGATGGAAAATGTCTCTCATTTGACTGAAGAAGCAAAAACTACAGTTGATGGAATAAAAAATGAACTTTAATCTTAAGATTTGTTAGTCTTTTTTATAAATATCAAGAAAACTCCTATTGTCCATTGGGATAATGGGAGTTTTTATGTTATATTTGAATTTGTAATTAAGCAAAGGATGTGCAAATTAATTTATGAAAAAAACATGGAAAAAAGCAGCTGCTGTTTTAGCTTTTGCAGGAATTGCCTTGGGCGCTACTGCTTGTTCTGGCGGTAAAGCTGTCGTTACTTATAAGGGTGGTAAAATTACCGAATCACAATACTACGACAAAATGAAAGAATCTCAAGCAGGTCAATCTACTCTTGCCAGCATGATTGTTTCTGATGCCTTAGAAAGTCAATACGGCAAAGACGTTACTCAAAAGCAAGTTGATAAAGAATACAACAAGTACAAGAAGCAATATGGTAGTCAATTCGATTCTGTCCTTGAACAAAATGGAATGACTGCTTCTACTTTTAAGGACAACTTGAAGACTAATCTTTTAACTGAAGCTGCTTTGAAGCACATCAAGAAGATTACTCCAGCTCAAGAAAAGAAAGCTTGGAAGAATTATCAACCAGAAGTTACTGTACAACACATTCTTGTTTCAAAGAAGAGTACAGCTGAAGACATCATTAAACAATTACAAAATGGTGGCGACTTCAAGAAATTAGCTAAGAAATACTCTACTG of the Lactobacillus isalae genome contains:
- a CDS encoding YtxH domain-containing protein, with protein sequence MKFFGIGLGLGSLAGLGISLLPNPQTGHKVKDDVRLFLNDTKNDATSLATSTKQAKNAASQLISDLPQAEQSVKDIQNSLTNFQSSIKPEVDQMMENVSHLTEEAKTTVDGIKNEL
- a CDS encoding HIT family protein; its protein translation is MTELEKDCLFCKIIRGEIPSYTVFENDDVKAFLDISQVTKGHTLIIPKKHLVNFFDYSQEDAARFLQYIPVVAQAIKKSDPTIKGLNVEVNNGEIAGQVVMHSHIHLIPRRGESDPISTPHVNNADKYSEEDYQAVANAIKNNL
- a CDS encoding peptidylprolyl isomerase PrsA; translation: MKKTWKKAAAVLAFAGIALGATACSGGKAVVTYKGGKITESQYYDKMKESQAGQSTLASMIVSDALESQYGKDVTQKQVDKEYNKYKKQYGSQFDSVLEQNGMTASTFKDNLKTNLLTEAALKHIKKITPAQEKKAWKNYQPEVTVQHILVSKKSTAEDIIKQLQNGGDFKKLAKKYSTDTATKNDAGKLPAFDSTDSTLDSSFKTAAFKLKTGEITTTPVKTQYGYHVIKMIKHPAKGTFKEHKKQIDNQIYQSMSEDQSVMRSVIATVLKRADVSIKDKDLKNVLSQYVSSDSLSK
- a CDS encoding ABC transporter ATP-binding protein, whose translation is MALKIENLTGGYSGINVIKNVNLTIEPGQAVGLIGLNGAGKSTTIKHLLGLLRMQKGKITLNGVSLTENPAEFKKMIAYIPETPILYPELTLKEHLELIMLTYGLDHDQAWARAKELCKMFRLENKLEWLPINFSKGMKQKVMIVTSFLANADLLVIDEPFTGLDPLAVANFIDLVKEAVANQKMVLMTTHVLAEAQEAVQTFAVLNNGTIETEGSLNEIRKFYGLEPSDSFDRLYQILNQKTVKKHD